From Trueperella pecoris, a single genomic window includes:
- the rimP gene encoding ribosome maturation factor RimP: MSKETEIADLIRPAVEEQGLFLEDVKLTRAGKYSALRVTIDLPEGPGGVDSEQLAAATRAISAILDDVDPISGAYNLEVSTPGAERKLKEPRHFSRAQGRLIKVVLDDGESVNGRVVGLNGDNVTLALDGAEREIPLADIVKANVQIEF; this comes from the coding sequence ATGTCTAAGGAAACTGAGATCGCCGATCTGATTCGGCCAGCTGTGGAAGAGCAGGGCCTCTTCTTGGAAGACGTCAAGCTCACGCGGGCTGGCAAGTACTCCGCATTGCGGGTCACGATTGATCTGCCCGAGGGCCCAGGCGGGGTGGATTCTGAACAGCTGGCGGCCGCCACGCGTGCGATCTCGGCGATTCTCGATGACGTCGATCCCATCTCGGGTGCGTACAATCTTGAGGTTTCCACACCGGGTGCGGAGAGGAAACTGAAGGAACCCCGCCATTTTTCGCGGGCGCAGGGGCGCTTGATCAAGGTTGTTCTTGATGATGGAGAATCGGTCAACGGCCGAGTTGTTGGCCTTAATGGTGATAACGTAACTCTTGCTCTGGACGGTGCTGAACGGGAGATTCCGCTCGCGGACATCGTCAAGGCCAACGTCCAGATTGAATTTTAG
- the infB gene encoding translation initiation factor IF-2: protein MAKVRVHELAKEIGVTSKKLLEVLKENGEFVKSASSSVEAPVVRKAHEYFEQHPDEVDKKPAKEEAAKPEAKKPAAKAPAAAADSAAEASVEAPKPAAKPGMKPGPKPAPKPEAPAPAEAAPVEEAAPQAKATPAVSAPKPGAKPAPKPGRPMATPGEAAKSAQAARDAAPPRPQGRRRNGPRPGNSPFASKQGMGRPRPGNSPFAPKQGMRNEGKPADGSKKPGTPRPQSGGPRPSPNMMPEHIKQTDANRGGGRGRGGRPGAGGNAGNNAGGAGQRGGSFVRSGGKARGGSTAGAFGKRGGGGRRKSKRMKRQEWEEQLNPMVAGISVPRGNGETVRVRAGSSLADFAERIDADPAALVTVLFRMGEMATANQSLDEDTFQLLGAELGYDIKIMSPEDEDREILESFDIDLEAEREDEDPENLVKRPPVVTVMGHVDHGKTKLLDAIRNEDVAMGEAGGITQNIGAYQTHVDVEGERRSITFIDTPGHEAFTQMRARGADVTDVAILVVAANDGVMPQTVEAINHVQAAEVPIVVAVNKIDVDGANPAKVRAQLTEYGLVAEEYGGDIPFVDISAKQRTNIGELLSTVVATSDILVEPKANPDKAARGVAIEAKLDQGRGSVITALIQDGTLRIGDSIVVGTAYGRVRAMIDEHGNTITEAGPSRPVQVLGLTSVPGAGDQLIVADDDRTARQIAERREAAKRAATLAKRRKRISLEDLTAAIEEGKVETLNLIIKGDSSGSVEALEASLLDIEVGQGEVELNVIHRGVGAVTQSDVDLATVDNAVIIGFNVRPAERVQDLAEQEGVEMKFYNVIYSAIDEVEAALKGKLKPIYEEVEVGTAEIRQVFRSGKFGNIAGSIVRSGTINRGHKARLVRDGVVVAPDLTIESLRREKDDVTVVREGYECGITLGYNDIAEGDIIETWEMREKPRD, encoded by the coding sequence GTGGCAAAGGTCCGCGTACATGAACTCGCCAAGGAAATCGGCGTGACGTCCAAGAAGCTCTTGGAAGTGCTGAAGGAGAATGGCGAATTCGTTAAATCGGCGTCCTCGAGTGTCGAGGCCCCCGTCGTGCGTAAGGCGCACGAATATTTTGAACAGCATCCCGATGAGGTGGATAAGAAGCCTGCCAAGGAGGAAGCCGCTAAGCCCGAGGCTAAGAAGCCCGCGGCGAAGGCTCCGGCCGCTGCGGCTGATAGCGCAGCTGAGGCATCCGTTGAGGCGCCCAAGCCTGCCGCCAAGCCGGGGATGAAGCCCGGTCCGAAGCCTGCGCCCAAGCCCGAGGCGCCGGCACCGGCCGAAGCCGCACCGGTAGAGGAGGCAGCCCCGCAGGCCAAGGCCACCCCTGCCGTCAGTGCGCCGAAGCCGGGCGCGAAGCCCGCGCCGAAGCCGGGCCGCCCGATGGCTACGCCGGGTGAGGCAGCCAAGTCTGCCCAGGCCGCGCGCGATGCGGCGCCGCCTCGTCCTCAGGGGCGTCGTCGTAACGGGCCCCGCCCGGGTAATTCGCCGTTCGCCTCCAAGCAGGGCATGGGACGCCCGCGTCCGGGCAATTCGCCGTTCGCACCCAAGCAGGGAATGCGCAACGAGGGCAAGCCGGCCGATGGCTCGAAGAAGCCGGGCACACCGCGCCCGCAGAGCGGCGGTCCCCGTCCGTCGCCGAACATGATGCCTGAGCACATCAAGCAGACCGATGCGAATCGCGGCGGTGGCCGTGGTCGCGGTGGACGTCCGGGCGCCGGCGGTAACGCTGGGAACAACGCCGGTGGCGCAGGTCAGCGTGGCGGTAGCTTTGTCCGCTCGGGCGGCAAGGCACGTGGCGGTTCGACCGCCGGCGCATTCGGTAAGCGCGGTGGCGGTGGCCGCCGCAAGTCGAAGCGCATGAAGAGGCAAGAGTGGGAAGAGCAGCTCAACCCGATGGTTGCGGGCATTTCGGTGCCCCGCGGCAACGGTGAGACTGTTCGCGTCCGCGCAGGTTCCTCGCTGGCGGACTTCGCCGAGCGTATCGACGCCGATCCCGCGGCACTCGTGACTGTCCTGTTCCGCATGGGCGAGATGGCGACTGCTAACCAGTCCCTCGATGAGGATACGTTCCAGCTGCTCGGCGCCGAGCTGGGCTATGACATCAAGATCATGAGCCCGGAGGATGAGGATCGCGAGATCCTGGAGTCCTTCGACATTGACCTTGAGGCCGAGCGTGAGGACGAGGATCCGGAGAACCTGGTCAAGCGTCCGCCGGTGGTGACTGTCATGGGGCACGTTGATCACGGTAAGACGAAGCTTCTCGACGCGATTCGTAACGAGGATGTGGCGATGGGCGAGGCCGGCGGCATCACCCAGAACATTGGCGCTTACCAGACGCACGTTGACGTCGAGGGCGAGCGCCGCTCGATCACCTTCATCGACACCCCTGGCCACGAGGCGTTCACGCAGATGCGTGCGCGTGGTGCCGACGTCACCGACGTCGCGATCCTCGTGGTCGCGGCCAACGACGGCGTCATGCCGCAGACCGTTGAAGCGATCAACCACGTCCAAGCGGCTGAAGTGCCGATCGTCGTTGCCGTGAACAAGATTGATGTTGACGGAGCCAACCCGGCCAAGGTTCGTGCCCAGCTGACCGAATATGGGCTGGTGGCAGAGGAGTACGGCGGCGATATTCCGTTCGTCGATATTTCGGCCAAGCAGCGCACCAACATCGGTGAGTTGCTTTCCACGGTCGTGGCGACGTCGGACATCCTTGTTGAGCCGAAGGCTAATCCGGACAAGGCGGCCCGTGGCGTCGCTATCGAAGCCAAGCTCGATCAGGGCCGAGGCTCGGTTATCACCGCCCTCATTCAGGACGGCACACTCCGCATCGGCGATTCGATCGTCGTGGGAACGGCCTATGGCCGCGTCCGCGCCATGATCGACGAGCACGGCAACACGATCACGGAGGCGGGCCCGTCCCGTCCGGTGCAGGTTCTCGGCTTGACCTCGGTTCCAGGCGCTGGCGATCAGCTCATCGTTGCCGACGACGACCGCACGGCACGCCAGATTGCCGAGCGCCGCGAGGCGGCGAAGCGAGCTGCGACCCTAGCCAAGCGCCGCAAGCGCATCTCGCTTGAGGATCTCACGGCCGCGATCGAAGAGGGCAAGGTCGAGACTCTTAACCTCATCATCAAGGGTGATTCCTCCGGTTCTGTCGAGGCCCTCGAGGCCAGCCTCCTCGATATCGAGGTGGGCCAGGGCGAGGTCGAGCTCAACGTCATTCACCGTGGCGTTGGTGCTGTGACGCAGTCCGACGTGGACCTGGCGACCGTGGACAACGCCGTTATCATCGGCTTCAACGTCCGCCCGGCAGAGCGCGTCCAGGATCTCGCGGAGCAGGAGGGTGTGGAGATGAAGTTCTACAACGTCATCTACTCCGCGATCGACGAGGTCGAGGCCGCCCTGAAGGGCAAGCTCAAGCCGATCTACGAAGAGGTCGAGGTCGGTACTGCCGAGATTCGCCAGGTCTTCCGTTCGGGCAAGTTCGGCAACATTGCCGGTTCGATCGTCCGTTCTGGCACGATCAACCGTGGCCACAAGGCCCGCCTCGTGCGCGACGGCGTCGTTGTCGCTCCTGACCTGACGATTGAGTCGCTTCGCCGTGAGAAGGATGACGTGACGGTGGTTCGTGAAGGCTACGAGTGTGGTATCACTCTCGGCTACAACGATATCGCCGAGGGCGACATCATCGAGACATGGGAGATGCGCGAGAAGCCTCGCGATTAA
- the nusA gene encoding transcription termination factor NusA, which produces MDISMNELKIVESELGIDLDILLGAIEEALLHAYNRAPGAIRGARIELNRSTGVVTVWAPEEDEEGNIIGEFDDTPGDFGRIATSTARSIIAQRLRDAESARILGDFQGKQGKIVAGTVDSTAHSSNESRDFFVELGENRGLLRAEEQVATEHFKHGDLIRALVLDINVSPRGASIRLSRSHPDFVRELFATEVPEIEAGVVEIVALAREAGHRSKVAVWSNDPTVAAKGSCIGPNGHRVRAVTQELHGEKIDIVDYDDDIALFIAAALSPAKVTRVDILNRDTRQARAIVPDDQTSLAIGKEAQNVRLAAKLTGWSIDIRKESEDTRGAHLEG; this is translated from the coding sequence GTGGATATCTCGATGAACGAGCTCAAGATCGTTGAGTCGGAGCTCGGTATTGATCTTGACATTCTGCTCGGCGCGATCGAGGAGGCTCTCCTTCACGCCTACAACCGTGCGCCGGGTGCAATCCGTGGTGCGCGTATCGAGCTGAACCGCTCCACCGGCGTCGTGACTGTGTGGGCGCCGGAGGAGGACGAGGAAGGAAACATCATCGGCGAGTTTGATGACACGCCGGGTGACTTCGGTCGTATTGCTACGTCCACGGCGCGCTCGATCATTGCGCAACGGCTGCGCGACGCCGAGTCGGCGCGTATCCTTGGCGACTTCCAGGGCAAGCAGGGCAAGATTGTCGCAGGCACGGTAGATTCGACTGCGCATTCATCGAATGAGTCGCGGGACTTTTTCGTGGAGCTCGGCGAGAACCGGGGCCTGTTGCGTGCTGAGGAGCAGGTGGCGACCGAGCATTTTAAGCATGGCGATCTGATTCGTGCTCTTGTCTTGGATATTAATGTAAGCCCGCGTGGAGCGTCGATCCGCTTGTCGCGTTCGCATCCGGACTTTGTGCGCGAGCTGTTTGCCACCGAGGTTCCGGAAATTGAGGCCGGCGTGGTTGAGATTGTTGCGCTTGCTCGTGAGGCTGGGCATAGGTCGAAGGTTGCGGTGTGGTCGAATGATCCGACCGTTGCCGCGAAGGGTTCGTGTATTGGCCCTAACGGCCATCGCGTACGTGCGGTCACTCAGGAGTTGCACGGGGAGAAGATTGACATCGTTGATTACGACGACGACATCGCGCTTTTCATTGCCGCCGCGCTTTCGCCTGCGAAGGTGACACGCGTTGATATTCTCAACCGTGATACTCGCCAGGCACGCGCAATTGTCCCGGACGACCAGACGTCGTTGGCGATTGGCAAGGAGGCACAGAACGTTCGCTTGGCGGCAAAGCTGACTGGATGGTCGATTGACATCCGTAAGGAATCCGAGGACACGCGCGGGGCGCACTTGGAAGGCTGA
- a CDS encoding YlxR family protein, which translates to MSTTSSRAPNRQRTCIGCGGVVHADQLLRIAVKDGVAFPDSDCVAGGRGAWVHPAADCVKLALRKRSFNRAFRGEVNTEPVQAWLDTIAVGIQPER; encoded by the coding sequence ATGTCTACAACGTCATCTCGCGCACCCAACCGGCAGCGCACATGTATCGGATGTGGCGGTGTAGTGCATGCAGACCAACTTCTGCGTATCGCAGTCAAGGATGGGGTTGCTTTCCCTGATTCTGATTGTGTTGCCGGGGGACGTGGCGCGTGGGTTCATCCCGCCGCCGACTGTGTCAAGCTGGCATTGAGGAAACGTTCGTTCAATCGGGCCTTCCGGGGTGAGGTGAATACTGAGCCTGTGCAAGCTTGGCTGGACACGATAGCAGTGGGCATCCAGCCCGAGAGATGA